Proteins from one Oryza sativa Japonica Group chromosome 12, ASM3414082v1 genomic window:
- the LOC107278174 gene encoding uncharacterized protein isoform X1, with amino-acid sequence MPEMAAVEVFGSIAPFMEAAENFRVLIQETRAKAEEACRLAVVIQKAVAAATAVGGGSWDAAAAEEVCKKAAAAVGGGSWDAAAAAVVGGGSWDAAAAAEVCKKAAAVGGGCWDAAAASEVCKAADVMLKEVAAPADLIKEGAVEDEADQPLILIPASTTRVFGGGMRRLTQRTMLVDDSDHTALFEKKASVKQIGIEEMRGKAKDVSSEEGNSEEVKSSDDDEDMVIGGYTQDPYDDSGLEDLLQDQDALEKSVKKFLECFKSAKFR; translated from the exons ATGCCGGAGATGGCTGCGGTGGAAGTGTTTGGCTCGATAGCGCCGTTCATGGAAGCGGCGGAAAATTTTAGGGTTTTGATTCAAGAGACACGAGCCAAGGCGGAGGAGGCATGTCGGCTTGCGGTTGTGATCCaaaaggcggtggcggcggcgactgcggtGGGTGGAGGCAGttgggatgcggcggcggcggaggaggtttgcaagaaggcggcggcggcggtgggtggaggcagttgggatgcggcggcggcggcggtggtgggtggAGGCAGttgggatgcggcggcggcggcggaggtttgcaagaaggcggcggcggtgggtggaggCTGTTGGgatgcagcggcggcgtcggaggtTTGCAAGGCAGCTGATGTAATGCtcaaggaggtggcggcgcccgCGGATCTGATAAAGGAGGGGGCAGTGGAGGACGAGGCTGACCAGCCTCTTATTCTAATTCCGGCATCAACAACTAGGGTCTTTGGCGGCGGTATGCGTCGATTGACTCAAAG GACAATGTTGGTTGACGATAGCGACCACACGGCACTGTTTGAGAAGAAGGCAAGCGTCAAGCAAATCGGCATCGAGGAGATGAGGGGAAAAGCTAAGGATGTGAGCAGCGAGGAGGGGAACAGCGAGGAGGTGAAGTCAAGCGACGATGATGAAGACATGGTCATTGGGGGATATACGCAAGATCCATATGATGATAGTGGCCTAGAAGACCTCCTGCAAGACCAAGATGCATTGGAAAAATCGGTAAAGAAATTTCTGGAGTGTTTTAAGAGTGCAAAATTTAGATGA
- the LOC107278174 gene encoding uncharacterized protein isoform X2 — protein sequence MPEMAAVEVFGSIAPFMEAAENFRVLIQETRAKAEEACRLAVVIQKAVAAATAVGGGSWDAAAAEEVCKKAAAAVGGGSWDAAAAAVVGGGSWDAAAAAEVCKKAAAVGGGCWDAAAASEVCKAADVMLKEVAAPADLIKEGAVEDEADQPLILIPASTTRVFGGGMRRLTQRTMLVDDSDHTALFEKKASVKQIGIEEMRGKAKDVSSEEGNSEEVKSSDDDEDMVIGGYTQDPYDDSGLEDLLQDQDALEKSIFVWLFIFLI from the exons ATGCCGGAGATGGCTGCGGTGGAAGTGTTTGGCTCGATAGCGCCGTTCATGGAAGCGGCGGAAAATTTTAGGGTTTTGATTCAAGAGACACGAGCCAAGGCGGAGGAGGCATGTCGGCTTGCGGTTGTGATCCaaaaggcggtggcggcggcgactgcggtGGGTGGAGGCAGttgggatgcggcggcggcggaggaggtttgcaagaaggcggcggcggcggtgggtggaggcagttgggatgcggcggcggcggcggtggtgggtggAGGCAGttgggatgcggcggcggcggcggaggtttgcaagaaggcggcggcggtgggtggaggCTGTTGGgatgcagcggcggcgtcggaggtTTGCAAGGCAGCTGATGTAATGCtcaaggaggtggcggcgcccgCGGATCTGATAAAGGAGGGGGCAGTGGAGGACGAGGCTGACCAGCCTCTTATTCTAATTCCGGCATCAACAACTAGGGTCTTTGGCGGCGGTATGCGTCGATTGACTCAAAG GACAATGTTGGTTGACGATAGCGACCACACGGCACTGTTTGAGAAGAAGGCAAGCGTCAAGCAAATCGGCATCGAGGAGATGAGGGGAAAAGCTAAGGATGTGAGCAGCGAGGAGGGGAACAGCGAGGAGGTGAAGTCAAGCGACGATGATGAAGACATGGTCATTGGGGGATATACGCAAGATCCATATGATGATAGTGGCCTAGAAGACCTCCTGCAAGACCAAGATGCATTGGAAAAATCG ATTTTTGTATGGCTGTTCATCTTCCTGATCTGA